A stretch of the Bradyrhizobium arachidis genome encodes the following:
- a CDS encoding response regulator: protein MGQARPSRATALIVEDDSMQRAMLSLLLEESGYRVIACERAEDARAVLEETTTPGLCLLMTDVQLAGSMTGVELAYVAKARNPRLDVVVTSGRPLTQPLPDGAKFWAKPWAPLDVLREAEIAQLS from the coding sequence ATGGGACAAGCCAGGCCATCTCGCGCGACCGCGCTCATCGTCGAAGACGATTCCATGCAGCGTGCGATGCTCAGCCTGCTGCTGGAGGAGAGCGGCTATCGCGTCATTGCCTGCGAGCGCGCGGAGGATGCGCGAGCCGTGCTCGAGGAGACCACCACCCCGGGGCTTTGCCTCCTCATGACCGACGTGCAGCTCGCCGGCTCCATGACCGGCGTCGAGCTGGCTTACGTCGCCAAGGCGCGCAACCCGCGGCTCGACGTCGTCGTCACCTCCGGCCGTCCCCTGACCCAGCCCTTGCCGGACGGCGCAAAGTTCTGGGCAAAGCCCTGGGCGCCGCTGGACGTGCTGCGCGAGGCCGAGATCGCCCAATTGTCCTGA
- a CDS encoding SDR family oxidoreductase, which yields MTTIRGAAAITGAASGIGRALAIELAQRGCDLALADRDEAGLKEVAAEIGQGRKVSVHRVDVGEASEIARFASEAIAAHPALSIIVNNAGVALLGQFDEIDQAQMEWLFNINFWGVVHGTRAFLPHLKTKGEAHIVNVSSIFGIIAPPGQSAYAAAKFAVRGFSESLRHELAVAKSPVRLSVVHPGGVSTSIVRNSRTGVGVTDNERRSQSIERFDNAAKTTPKAAALRIIKGIEGNEPRILIGNDARFMDLLQRFRPGTYWAPLQRRLEKMAQGK from the coding sequence ATGACCACGATCCGCGGCGCCGCCGCCATTACCGGAGCTGCGAGCGGTATCGGCCGCGCGCTGGCGATCGAGCTCGCGCAGCGCGGCTGCGACCTTGCGCTTGCCGACCGCGATGAAGCCGGGCTGAAGGAGGTCGCGGCCGAGATCGGCCAAGGACGCAAAGTCAGCGTCCATCGCGTCGATGTCGGCGAAGCGAGCGAGATCGCGCGGTTCGCATCGGAGGCGATCGCGGCGCATCCGGCGCTCAGCATCATCGTCAATAATGCCGGCGTTGCGCTGCTCGGCCAGTTCGACGAGATCGACCAGGCGCAGATGGAATGGCTGTTCAACATCAATTTCTGGGGCGTCGTGCACGGCACGCGCGCGTTCCTGCCGCACCTGAAGACGAAGGGCGAGGCGCACATCGTCAACGTCTCCTCGATCTTCGGCATCATCGCGCCGCCCGGCCAATCGGCCTATGCGGCGGCGAAGTTTGCGGTGCGCGGCTTTTCCGAGAGCCTGCGCCACGAGCTCGCGGTGGCAAAGAGCCCGGTGAGGCTGTCCGTGGTGCATCCCGGCGGGGTCTCGACCAGCATCGTGCGCAATTCCCGCACCGGGGTCGGCGTCACCGACAATGAGCGCCGCTCGCAATCGATCGAGCGTTTCGACAACGCGGCCAAGACCACGCCGAAGGCGGCGGCGCTGCGCATCATCAAGGGGATCGAAGGCAACGAGCCGCGCATCCTGATCGGCAACGACGCGAGATTCATGGACCTCCTGCAACGCTTCCGCCCCGGCACGTACTGGGCGCCGCTGCAGCGAAGGCTGGAGAAGATGGCGCAGGGGAAGTGA
- a CDS encoding GGDEF domain-containing protein — protein MLNVPTLWVVFVINFLALGLIWAYVTRAYPKLEAARFWAASAFVGAGGAITALTRFYFDSMPPLLLGGAGVIVAACLAAMGIRRFYDRPVSWRATALIVGSSVGAMVFFTFVYESAPLRMLCYSLGQSLPLAMTLRLLWSEREGRAAPGARLAGLVIITITGIYAGRAIGNLLGGDFSALGGGQANAVVVLGLLFLSMTLNFGFLLMAMDRLRNEVADLALLDDLTGVANRRHLLQRLSEECARSMRSGEPFSLMVIDLDGFKTINDTHGHAAGDACLQHFTLMAQTRLRPGDMLARTGGDEFCVVLPSSNLQEGAAIARRVLDVCRRDAETCTGGDIPIAVSIGVAQWDYGVGQYPDRLMAHADEALYAAKKNGKNDYAAYDPMPTLQPDLTPGPIEATRKYA, from the coding sequence ATGTTGAACGTACCGACGCTCTGGGTGGTGTTCGTCATCAACTTCCTGGCGCTTGGCCTGATCTGGGCCTATGTGACGCGCGCCTATCCCAAGCTCGAAGCAGCACGGTTCTGGGCCGCATCGGCCTTCGTCGGCGCGGGCGGCGCGATAACGGCGTTGACCCGCTTTTACTTCGATTCCATGCCGCCGCTATTGCTTGGCGGCGCCGGCGTGATCGTTGCCGCCTGCCTCGCGGCCATGGGCATCCGCCGCTTCTATGACCGGCCCGTCTCCTGGCGGGCGACCGCGCTGATCGTGGGCTCAAGCGTCGGCGCGATGGTCTTCTTCACCTTTGTCTACGAGAGCGCGCCGTTGCGCATGCTGTGCTATTCGCTGGGACAATCACTGCCGCTCGCAATGACATTGAGACTGCTGTGGTCGGAGCGGGAAGGCCGGGCCGCACCGGGAGCGCGGCTCGCCGGCCTCGTCATCATCACGATCACCGGCATTTATGCAGGAAGGGCGATCGGCAACCTGCTTGGCGGTGACTTCTCGGCGTTGGGAGGCGGCCAGGCCAATGCCGTGGTCGTGCTCGGGCTCCTGTTCCTGTCGATGACGCTCAACTTCGGCTTCCTCCTGATGGCGATGGATCGCTTGCGTAACGAGGTCGCCGACCTCGCGCTGCTCGACGACCTCACCGGTGTCGCCAATCGGCGCCATTTGCTGCAGCGCCTGTCGGAGGAATGCGCCCGCTCGATGCGCAGCGGCGAGCCGTTCTCGCTGATGGTGATCGACCTCGACGGCTTCAAGACCATCAACGACACCCACGGCCATGCCGCGGGTGACGCCTGCCTCCAGCATTTCACCCTGATGGCGCAGACCCGGCTCCGTCCCGGCGACATGCTCGCCCGCACCGGCGGTGACGAGTTCTGCGTGGTGTTGCCGTCGTCCAATTTGCAGGAGGGCGCCGCGATCGCCCGCCGGGTGCTCGACGTCTGCCGCAGGGATGCGGAAACCTGCACCGGCGGCGACATCCCGATCGCGGTCTCGATCGGCGTCGCGCAATGGGACTATGGCGTCGGCCAGTATCCGGACCGGCTGATGGCCCATGCCGACGAGGCGCTCTACGCCGCCAAGAAGAACGGCAAGAACGATTACGCGGCCTACGATCCCATGCCGACGCTGCAGCCCGACCTCACGCCGGGCCCGATTGAGGCGACGCGCAAATACGCCTAG
- a CDS encoding zinc metalloprotease, with protein MADLPDRRTCGAHDIHAALMRTNADYARARAAIEAQAMAMGALPAPTVPTVIPVVVHVIHRGGSENIADAQIKSQIDVLNNDYRKKNPDTAKVPGAFQPLVADAFVEFALATIDPQGQPTSGITRTLTNVQQFGTDNAMKFTAQGGHDSWDTTRYLNMWVCPELIDGPRQLLGYAQFPGGLPATDGVAIIHNAFGTSGTSAPPFNLGRTATHEVGHWLDLYHIWGDAAGCNTDDKVGDTPVQDHENFGKPTFPHVSCHNAPSGDMFMNYMDYVDDDSMFMFTPGQVARIRATLAGPRSMIGKPMVAALAGVAAGAGP; from the coding sequence ATGGCGGACTTACCTGACCGGCGCACCTGCGGCGCCCACGACATTCACGCGGCTTTGATGCGCACCAATGCCGACTACGCTCGCGCGAGGGCGGCGATCGAGGCCCAGGCCATGGCCATGGGAGCGCTTCCGGCTCCCACCGTCCCGACCGTCATCCCGGTTGTGGTCCACGTGATCCACCGCGGCGGGTCGGAAAACATCGCGGACGCGCAGATCAAGAGCCAGATCGACGTGCTCAATAACGACTATCGCAAGAAGAATCCCGATACCGCGAAGGTACCCGGCGCATTCCAGCCGCTCGTGGCAGACGCTTTTGTCGAATTCGCATTGGCGACCATCGACCCGCAGGGCCAACCGACCTCCGGCATCACGCGTACCTTAACCAACGTCCAGCAATTCGGTACCGACAATGCCATGAAGTTCACTGCTCAAGGCGGACACGACTCCTGGGATACGACCCGATACCTCAACATGTGGGTCTGTCCGGAACTGATCGACGGGCCGCGCCAACTGCTGGGATACGCCCAGTTTCCCGGCGGCCTGCCTGCGACCGACGGCGTCGCCATTATTCACAATGCGTTCGGGACGAGCGGCACATCAGCACCGCCCTTCAATCTGGGGCGGACGGCGACCCACGAGGTCGGACACTGGCTCGACCTCTATCACATCTGGGGAGACGCGGCCGGCTGCAACACGGACGACAAGGTCGGAGATACGCCGGTTCAGGACCATGAGAACTTCGGCAAGCCGACCTTTCCGCATGTCAGTTGCCACAATGCCCCGAGCGGCGACATGTTCATGAACTACATGGACTATGTCGACGATGATTCGATGTTCATGTTCACACCGGGACAGGTTGCGCGAATACGTGCTACGCTTGCCGGGCCGCGATCGATGATCGGCAAGCCCATGGTTGCTGCGCTCGCTGGCGTGGCGGCCGGAGCCGGGCCCTGA
- a CDS encoding LysE family translocator has protein sequence MSWSFLITSLIVVTSPGTGVLYTLAAALTRGSRASVAAAFGCTLGIVPHMTAAMLGLAAVLHTSALAFAALKWCGVVYLLYMSWQALRETGVLAVEGRIKERSSLSVIVTGFLINILNPKLSIFFLAFLPQFVAVDESQPLLRMLELSGAFMAMTFAVFVVYGLFAASVRERVISRPRVMAWLRRSFAAGFAALGAKLAFAER, from the coding sequence ATGTCCTGGTCCTTCCTCATCACGTCCCTGATCGTGGTCACATCCCCCGGCACCGGTGTGCTCTACACACTCGCCGCTGCGCTGACGCGCGGCTCGCGGGCGAGCGTGGCGGCAGCCTTCGGCTGCACGCTCGGCATCGTGCCGCACATGACGGCGGCGATGCTGGGGCTCGCTGCCGTGCTGCACACCAGCGCGCTCGCCTTTGCCGCGCTGAAATGGTGCGGGGTGGTCTATCTGCTCTACATGTCCTGGCAGGCGTTGCGCGAGACCGGCGTGCTGGCGGTGGAGGGGCGGATCAAGGAGCGCTCGAGCCTGTCGGTGATCGTGACCGGCTTCCTGATCAACATCCTCAATCCAAAGCTCTCGATCTTCTTCCTCGCCTTCCTGCCGCAGTTCGTTGCGGTCGACGAGAGCCAGCCGCTCCTGCGGATGCTGGAGTTGAGCGGCGCCTTCATGGCGATGACGTTTGCGGTCTTCGTCGTCTACGGCCTGTTCGCGGCGTCCGTCCGTGAGCGCGTCATCTCCCGCCCGCGCGTGATGGCCTGGCTGCGCCGCAGCTTTGCCGCCGGCTTTGCCGCGCTCGGCGCCAAGCTGGCGTTTGCCGAACGTTAG
- a CDS encoding peptidoglycan recognition family protein, with product MIFRLFAAALAASFLLSPVAAETNDLTTIARSSGAPEIPGLKIVWLASWGDVAKAHPWRNIIVHQTEGPAGSARGGALEQAKNPTRRGVTVWVETDGTVYWAVAETLVPTHGDGANRNDNKYIDNKATYRQVVRDNSIGVEFAGNFPDVAKGPTEAQIAAWRILVRVLRARYDIPRERVYAHNWIDYKDARYCEGCALATLAREWGE from the coding sequence ATGATTTTTCGCCTGTTTGCGGCGGCGCTCGCCGCCAGCTTTCTCCTCTCTCCCGTCGCGGCTGAGACCAACGACCTCACGACCATCGCGCGGTCGTCGGGAGCGCCCGAGATTCCCGGCCTGAAAATCGTCTGGCTCGCGTCCTGGGGCGACGTCGCCAAGGCGCATCCGTGGCGCAACATCATCGTGCACCAGACCGAGGGGCCGGCAGGCTCCGCACGCGGCGGCGCGCTGGAGCAGGCCAAGAACCCGACGCGACGCGGCGTCACCGTGTGGGTCGAGACCGACGGCACGGTTTATTGGGCTGTTGCGGAAACCCTGGTGCCGACCCATGGCGACGGCGCCAACCGCAACGACAACAAGTACATCGACAACAAGGCGACCTATCGCCAGGTGGTGCGCGACAACTCCATTGGCGTCGAGTTCGCCGGCAATTTTCCCGACGTCGCCAAAGGTCCGACCGAGGCGCAGATCGCGGCGTGGCGGATCCTCGTGCGCGTGCTGCGCGCCCGCTACGACATCCCGCGCGAGCGCGTCTACGCCCACAACTGGATCGACTACAAGGACGCCCGCTACTGCGAGGGCTGCGCGCTCGCGACGCTCGCGCGGGAGTGGGGCGAGTGA
- a CDS encoding lytic murein transglycosylase: MLRFGPAVASLVLLATPSFAARCGGDFNTFIASMTSEAQAAGVSASVTSAALSGVTQDASVLAFDRRQRYTFNKSFEQYVATRVGAGRINGGKAMLQRHAALLTRIEQKFGVPRQILVAIWGLESDFGKGDIGKLPVVRTLATLAHDCRRTELFQGELLAALKIVQRGDLPLRDLIGAFAGEIGQTQFLPSSYIKYGVDFDGDGRVDLRHSVADVLASTANLLHTSGFKMGVPYGEGTANFEAMREWNRALIYRKTIGYYADRLRE, encoded by the coding sequence ATGCTGAGATTTGGTCCGGCCGTGGCTTCGCTTGTGCTCCTCGCCACGCCGTCCTTCGCCGCGCGCTGCGGCGGCGATTTCAACACCTTCATCGCCAGCATGACCTCGGAGGCGCAGGCCGCCGGCGTCTCGGCGAGCGTGACCAGCGCTGCGCTATCAGGCGTGACGCAGGATGCGAGCGTGCTCGCCTTCGACCGCCGCCAGCGCTACACCTTCAACAAGAGCTTCGAGCAGTACGTTGCGACCCGCGTCGGCGCCGGCCGCATCAATGGCGGCAAGGCGATGCTCCAGCGCCATGCGGCGCTGCTTACGCGCATCGAGCAGAAGTTTGGCGTGCCGCGGCAGATCCTGGTCGCGATCTGGGGCCTGGAGAGCGACTTTGGCAAAGGCGACATCGGCAAGCTGCCGGTCGTGCGCACGCTCGCCACGCTCGCGCATGACTGCCGCCGCACCGAGCTGTTCCAGGGCGAGCTGCTCGCAGCGCTGAAGATCGTGCAGCGCGGCGACCTGCCGCTGCGCGACCTGATCGGCGCCTTCGCCGGCGAGATCGGCCAAACCCAGTTCCTGCCGTCGTCCTACATCAAATACGGCGTCGACTTCGACGGCGACGGCCGCGTCGATCTCCGCCACAGCGTCGCCGACGTGCTCGCCTCCACCGCGAACCTCCTGCACACCAGCGGCTTCAAGATGGGAGTGCCTTACGGCGAAGGCACGGCGAATTTCGAAGCCATGCGCGAATGGAACCGCGCGCTGATCTACCGCAAGACGATCGGGTATTATGCGGACAGGTTGCGGGAGTGA